A single Anopheles arabiensis isolate DONGOLA chromosome 2, AaraD3, whole genome shotgun sequence DNA region contains:
- the LOC120895404 gene encoding uncharacterized protein LOC120895404 has protein sequence MSTKISNGSSGGGINTAPNTTSIATTNNNNNNNNDSPDVQVTVKDLPISFKVKYLGSQPATGLWGIKHTRLPVDHLVSVAKNLPPNRILPFCNLTVSLDGVKIESITSKLTSVSNFTIDTISYGVQDLVYTRVFAMIVVKENYNLKEKNPFDVHAFVCDSRAMARKLTFALAASFQDYSKRVKEAEEKNGGSGCDTEKSLRKKFAIDLRTPEEMQQDITEQETEA, from the exons ATGTCGACCAAAatcagcaacggcagcagcggaggTGGGATCAACACTGCACCCAACACGACCTCAATCGCTACtaccaacaataacaacaacaacaacaacgactcGCCGGATGTACAGGTCACCGTTAAGGATCTTCCTATCTCGTTTAAG GTAAAATATCTCGGAAGTCAACCCGCCACAGGACTTTGGGGAATCAAACACACGAGGCTACCAGTAGATCATTTA GTCAGCGTTGCCAAAAACTTACCACCAAATCGGATTCTTCCCTTCTGTAACCTTACCGTCTCGCTGGACGGTGTTAAGATCGAGTCCATCACCTCCAAACTGACATCGGTATCGAACTTCACGATCGATACGATCTCGTACGGCGTGCAGGATCTCGTCTACACGCGAGTATTTGCAATGATCGTCGTCAAAGAGAACTACAACCTAAAGGAGAAAAATCCATTCGATGTGCACGCATTCGTGTGTGACAGTAG AGCAATGGCACGGAAGCTTACATTCGCCCTAGCTGCCTCCTTTCAGGATTACTCCAAGCGGGTGAAGGAAGCGGAAGAAAAGAACGGTGGCAGTGGGTGCGATACGGAGAAATCACTGCGAAAGAAGTTTGCCATCGATCTGCGGACGCCGGAAGAGATGCAGCAGGACATTACGGAGCAGGAGACGGAAGCGTGA